A segment of the Luteolibacter rhizosphaerae genome:
GCCGAGAGCGAAGGTGAGCAGGCGGATGATCTTGTGCAGTGAGATCCCTCGCTCCACCACCGGGCTGGGATCCTCCTTGCCCATGTTCCAGTACATCGCCTGGTCCATCAGCCAGAAGGCCAGCGTCTTGTCGCCCACCAGCGCCTGGTCGTGGCTCTCCGCATAGGCGATGTTCGCCTCGCCGTGACGCCGGTTCGTCAGCGTGCCCCAGATCTCGCCCACATCCCAGTCCTCGTCGCGGGTATGCTTCAGCAGCTTGATCCAGAAGTCGGGGATGCCCATCGCGAGACGGTGGCTGAAGCCCACGCCGCCATCCGCCACCGGCTTGCAGAGGCCCGGCAGCCCGGACATGTCTTCCGCCACTAGGATCGCGCCCGGCCGGATCTGCCGCGCCAGCGTCGTCGCAAGTTGCAGATACAGCACCGCATCCGCGTCTGCATCGTCGCCGAAGTACTTCCAGTAGTCATCGAAGGAAGCCGAGCCCCGGTGCCAGTAGAGCATCGAGGTCACCCCGTCGAAGCGGAAGCCGTCGAAGCGGAACTCCTCCAGCCAGTGCCGCACGTTGGAGAGCAGGAACTGCCGAACCTCCGGCCGACCATAGTCGAATACCTTCGAGTCCCACTGCGGATGATCACCGCGCTCGCCGGAGTGGAAGTAGAGATTGCCGGAGCCGTCCAAGTCGTTCAGCCCCTCTGCATAGTTCTTCACCGCATGCGAGTGCACGATATCCAGCAGCACTGCGATCCCCAGCCCGTGGGCGGTATCCACGAGATACTTCAGATCCTCCGGCGTGCCGAAGCGCGAGCTCGGCGCGAAGAAGGAGGACACGTGGTAGCCGAAGGAGCCGTAGTAGGGATGCTCCTGCACCGCCATCAGTTGCACCACGTTGTATCCGCCCGCCGCGATCCGGGGCAGGGTCGCATTGGCAAATTCGCGGTAGCTGTGCACCCGGCCCTCCTCGCCGGACATGCCCACGTGTGCCTCGTAGATGAAGGGCACCTTTACCGTCGCCGGGTCGAAGTCGTGCTTCCACACGTAAGGCTCTGCAGGCTCCCAGATCTGCCCGGAGTAGTCGTGCGATTGCGGGTCCTGCACCGCCCGCAGGATGCAGGCCGGGATCCGGTCGCGGCTTGAGCCATCCGCACCGGTGATGTGCAGCTTCACCCGCTGCCCGTGGGCCAGCGTGCCGGGGTCCAGGCGCAGTTGCCACACGCCGCCCCGCGCCGGAGCCAGCGGGTGGCTCTCGCGGTTCCATCCATTGAAATCCCCGATTAGCGAGACCGCCTTCGCTTTCGGCAGCCACTCCCGCACCATCCAGTGCCCGTCCGCCTGGCGGTGGATGCCGGTCAGCTTGTGGCCGTTGGCATGCGCGGGCAGACTGCCGCTGCGCCCGTCGATATCCGCCAGCGTCCTCCGGAGCCGCTCCAGCCGCCCCGCGATGACCTCCTTCTGGGGTTCCAGCCATGGATCATCGAGGACTAGCTTCGGCGTTTCGCTCACCCCGCGAGCATGGACGCAAATGGCATAAGTGCAAAGCCACGAGTGCGTCTATCAAGGAGAGGAAACGTCCCGTGTCCCTGGAATCGCTCCCTAATGCGAGCCGGTCGGGAGAAGCGGGGACAGACCCGCATGAAGCATTCCTGCAGGATGCGATGAATCCCGAGGTGCTACCCGGCACCGCGTGCCGGGTTTCTATGAAGCATCCCTCGGGACGAAGAAGGCGGCGGCCGCCCTAAGACCTCACGGTGCCTTCTCCCCATCCTTCAGCGGCACTTCCTTCGTGATCAGCTCCTTCATGTAGTCCGCGCCGAAGAGTTCCTGCGTGATGATCGGCTCTCTCCCCGGCACGTAGAGCACGTTCACCGGGATCGCCGTTCGTCCCAGCTCTCCCAGCTTCTTCTCGATCGCCGGGTCCGGATTGGTCTTGTCCGCTTTCAGGGTCACCACCCCGCGTGCCTTCATCAGATCGGCGACTTCCTTGGGATAGGCCCGCTTCTTGTTGAGCTGGCAGGTGGCGCACCACTGCGCCGTGAAGTCCACGAACACCGGCTTGCCTTCCTCCAGCAACTCGTTCACCCGCGCATCGCTCCACTTCTCCCAAGTCAGGGCGGACTTCTCCGGCGGCATGGTCAGTTTCAAACCAGCCGCCGCGAAGATCAGCGTGACCAGCACGGCCACACCCTTCGCCCGGCTGGTGCGGATCGGCGTGAACCAACGTCCGAATACCCAGGCCGCGATCGCGATAGCCGTCAGGCCGAAGACCACGTTCAGCGTGTTCTCCAGACCGATCTGCCCGGCATAAACCCATAGCAGGAAACCCGCCGTCGCGAAGAGCAGGAAGGACATCGCCTGCTTGAAGCTTTCCATCCACGCACCGGGGCGGGGGAGCAGGTCCACCAGTTTCGGGAAGATCGAAAGGATCAGATACGGCAGGGCAAGCCCCAGCGCCATCGCGGTAAAGGCCGCGAAAAATTGCACAGGCGGTAGCGTGATCGCAGTGCCGATTGCCGCACCCAGGAAAGGCGCGGAGCAGGGCGTCGCCACCACCGTGGCCAGGATGCCCGAGAAGAAGGAGCCGCTCACGCCCTGCTTCGATTGCAGCTTGCCGCCCACACCCGTGGCCGAGGCCCCGATCTCAAAGAGGCCATACATGCTCAGGCCCAGCACGAACATCAGCAGCATCAGCACCAGCACCGTCCAAGGGTTCTGGAGCTGGTAGCCCCAGCCGACCTCCTGCCCCGGGCCTGCTGCCGAGCGCAACGCGAAGAGCACGCCGCTCAACACCCAGAAAGACACCAGCACACCCACCGTGAAGGCGATGCCGTGGAGTACGATCTTTTTCTTGTCCTCGCCCGATTGTTGGACGAAGCCCATGATCTTCAAGCCGATCACCGGGAACACGCAGGGCATCAAGTTCAAGATCAGCCCGCCTGCGAACATCCCGCCCAGAATCGGCAGCAGTGCCGCAATCGAAAGCGGCTTCGCCGGTGCGCGCTCGATCACCGTCGCTGGCACCAGCACCGCATGGCAACCGCTCTTCGCGTCGAAGGGGCTGCTGGCGATCAGGATGCCCGCCACGTCCTTACCCTGTTCGATCGGGGTATCGATGATGTCCTTGGTCTTCCGCTTCAGCGTGAAGACCCAAGAATCACCCTCTTTTTTCACCGTGCTGCCCTCGCTTACCGAGGCCAAGAAAGGGGCCGCCGGAATGAAATCGACACCGTCCGGCAGCGTGCAGCCCGAGGCGGGAGTCACCGTCAGGAGCACATTGGCGCCATCGTTCGTGGCCTTGAATTCCCAGCCGTCCGCCTTGATCGGCGCGGTCGTGCGGGCCGCTTCAAAGAGCGCTGTCTGGCTGGCATCCACCTCTGCGCTGTCCTTCACCGGCAGCGAAAGGGTGAAGCTTCCCGCCTCATCCAGGCACTGGCCGGTCTTGCAAATCTGCCAGGTCGCACTCGCCTTGATCTCGGCCACCGAATCCTTCGCCAGCGTCGCCGGTGGGGTGATCTCCACCATGAAGACCGGACTGCCCGAGAAGTAGAAGCTCTGGTTCTCCAGCAGGCCCACCTCGACCTTCGGCGCCGGCCACTGGATCGGCCCGGCGCTGAATCCCTCGGGCAGCACCCACTCGATCTTCAGCCCCTGCTCGATCCCGCCGGAGTTCTGGTAGTAGCTGTGCCAACCCTCCGGGTGGCCCAGCCGCAGCGCCACCGTGAATGGCTTGCCCGCTGCGATCGAATAAACTTCCGAGACCAAAGTGGCCGTGCTCTTCGCCTTGCCGCCCGCGGACTCCGCTCCCGGCAGGCCGAAGCTCATTTTCTCCTCCTGCGCCGCGACGGGAAAGATCAGCAAAAGAGCGAGGAAAAGACGCAGGAATGGAAGATGAATGGCCATGAGCATGCCGACCGGCGGTGTCAGGCTAGAGAAGATGCCCCGTCGCTTCATCCAAAAATTTCGAGCCCTCTACCAGCCTCCTCCTCCACGGCACCCGTTCTTCTCCTATTCATCCGATCCATCTTGGCCCAAAAAAATACCGGACGAGCCTTGGAGACCCGACCGGTATTGAAAGGCGAAACAGGGGAAAGATCTAGTAGCCCTCGTAGTAACGGCGGCGGTTCTCCTGATCCTGCGCGTTGCCGATCGCGGCACCGCCGGCTGCACCCACGCCAGCGCCGATCAAGGCACCTTCTCCGGCTCGACCGGACTGGTTGCCGATGACGGCACCTGCGGCGGCTCCGCCTAGGGCTCCGATGACAGCACCACGCTGGGTGTTCGGGCCGGCCGGTGCTGCGCAGTTGCTGAGGACCCCGGCCGTGGCCAAGGCGATGAGTGCAAGGGATTTGTTCATGGTGTTCGGATCAAGTTGCGGGGGAAAGTCCGCTAGATCCCTGCTTTCGCAAGGCGGAATGCAATTCCCGTCTGAATCGACGTGATACCGTCCTCATTTATTCAGGCCTTCATGCCCTCAAGCGCCCGGGCGCAGTCGGTCACCAACCGCGGACCTTGGAAGATGAAGGCCGAGTAGATCTGCACTAGGCTCGCGCCCGCCTTGATCTTATCCACCGCGTCTTGGGCGCAGGAGATCCCGCCGACCCCGATGATCGGGATACGTCCGCCGAACTCTCCCGCAAAGGCCCGGATGATTTCCGTGCTGCGCTGCGTGAGGGGGCGACCGGAGAGCCCGCCCGCTTCATGAGCCCGCGGATGGCCTGCTACAGGTTCGCGCGCCAACGTGGTGTTGGTCGCGATGAGCCCGTCCAGGCCACCCTCCAAGAACACCCGTGCCAAGGAACTCACGTGGGGGGGATCCAGATCCGGCGCCACCTTGAAGAGCAGGGGCACATGCCTCCCGTGCTCCTTCTCCAACGCGGCCTGCTCTTTCTTGAGCCGCTCTAGCAGCCGGGCGGAGGCTTCCTCGCTCTGTAAATCGCGTAGCCCCGGCGTGTTCGGGGAAGAGAGGTTCACCGCGATGTAGTCCGCCACCGGATAGGCGGCCCGCAGGCAGGCCAGGTAATCGTCCGCAGCATTCTGGTTCGGCGTGTCCTTGTTCTTGCCGATGTTGAAGCCGATGACTCCGTCGAAGTGCTTGGATCGGCGCACGTTTTCCACCCCTGCCTCGATCCCGGGATTGTTGAAGCCCATCCGGTTGATGATCGCCTCGTGCTCGACCAAGCGGAACAGGCGCGGCTTCGGATTACCCGCCTGCGGCCGCGGCGTGATGGTCCCGATCTCCACGAAACCGAAGCCGAGCCGGCCCAGCGCGTCGATCGTGTTGCCTTCCTTGTCCAACCCCGCCGCAAGTCCGACCCGGTTCGGGAAGCGCAGGCCCATCGCCTCCACCGGAGCGAGAAACTCCTCTTCGGGGAACATGAGCTTCAGCGCTCCGACTTTTTCTGCCAGTCGCAAGCCCCGAAGGCTCAAATGGTGGGCACTCTCGGCGTCCAGTTGGAACAGCAGGCTACGGGCAATCGAATAGGCGTCGGGCACCCCCGGACCCTGCACGTCCCGTTTCCATTCTCCAATCCCGAACCGCGTCTCAAAACATCGTTTTCGACGATGTTTCAACGGTATTTAGTGTTTGAATCGATGTCTTCCGGAAACTCGTCAAGACAGACATTTCCAGACCTCACACCAGCTCTGCCGCGATCGGATCGACCAGCGGCGAACCGGCCAGCGTCAGCACCAGCCGCCCGTCCTTCTCCTCCGCCAGCCCATGCTCGATCAGGCGCCCTACGCCCGCCCCATCGACCAATGAAAGCGGAACGCCCTCGTCGGTTCGTAACATCAGCGCGATCCGCTCCAACCGCCGCTGCTCGGCGTCCAGCGATTCGGCCTCTTCCACCGCATTGCCCAAGCTAGCCACCATCCTTACATAGCCCGCCGTGTCAGCGATGTTCTTGCTTCTCAGGTTGCCCACGGTGGACACTGCGGAAGGCCCGAGCCCAAGATAGTCCTCACCCCGCCAATAGCCCCGGTTGTGGGAAGACCGATGTCCCGGCTTGGCATAATTGGAAGTCTCGTAGTGCTCGAAGCCAGCCGCCTTCAGCATCTCGTCCGCCAGCAGGAAGAAGCGCGCGTTCACATCCTCGCTCTCGCTCACCTCGCCGCGTCTCAGCGATTCGAAGAAGGCGGTGTCTTCCTCGTAGGTGAGGTTGTAGGCCGAGATGTGATCGGGTTGCAGCGCGATCGCAGTCTTCAGGGTGGATCGCCAGTCCTCCTCGGACTGACCGGGAATCGCGAACATCAAGTCGATGTTCACCTCCGGCATTCCGGCTTCCCGCAAGATACCCACGGCCGCAGCCGCCTCCTCGGCCGAGTGCTCGCGTCCCAGCTTCTCCAGCACATGGGGCGTGAAGGACTGGATGCCCAGCGAGACCCGAGTGACGCCCAGTTCCCTGAAAAGCCGAGCCTTCGCCACATCGAAGGTCGCCGGGTTCGCCTCAAAGGTCACTTCATCCAGGCCCTGCAGATCCAGCAACTCGCCCAAGCCGCCGAAGAGCTTCCGCAAGTGGGTGGGGGAGAGCATCGAGGGCGTGCCGCCGCCGAGGTAGAGCGTGCGCGGCTTTTCCTCCAAAGCTTCGATCCGGAGCTTCGCTTCCCGTAGCAAACCCTCCACAAACTCGCCTACCGGGGTGTTGCCCGGCGTGTGCTTGTAGAACGAGCAATAAGGGCAAACCCGGTGGCAGAACGGAATATGGAGGTAGAGCAGCAAACGCGCACTCTTTCAGCCTCGCGCGCCGCGGTCAATGCGGGCTCCTGCGGAGCTTCGGCTCAATCCACCAGCAGCACCTCTCCCTTAGCGGAGCGCAGGCGGAAGGTCTTCGCGGAGAGATCGTGTGCGGCCTTGATCGAGCGGACGGTGCGGCTCTTCACGCGCATGAGCACGGAGTGGGTGCGTGCAATCTTGCCTTCGACCCTCACTCCCCGGAGCAGGGTGCTGTCGGAGATCCCTGTCGCACTGAAGAGAATGCGATCCCCTTTGGCTAGGTCCTTCGAGAGATAGACCCGGTCGAGCAGCTTCTCGTAGCCCTCGGCGATCAAGAGGCGTCTTTCCAAACCGTCCTTCGGCCAGATCTTTGCTTGGAGTCCACCCCCAAGGCATCGCAGCCCGGCGGCCGAGAGCACGCCTTCCGGGGAGCCTCCGATGCCGACATAGAGATCCACATTGCTTTCGGGCAGGGCAGGAGCAATGGCTGCTGCAATATCGCCATCCGAGATCATGCGCAGCTTCGCGCCGATGCGCCGGACGGCGTCCATGTAGGGCTCGTTGCGGGGGCGATCGAGGATCATCACAACGATGTCGCGGATGTCCTTCTCCAGGATCTTCGCGGTGATCTTGATCACTTCCTCCGTGGGCGCCTCCACGCTGATCGGCAGCTTCGGATCGGCCATGAAGGCTTTCCGGACTTTCTCGGGGTAAGCAAGTTTTTCGAGGTAGAAGGCCGGGATGTCCTCGAGCGCGCTCGCCTCGCCATCCATGGGGATCGCGGCGGCGATGCATGAGACGGAGTTCGCCATGCCCTTGGAGACATTAGTCGTTCCATCGACGGGATCGAGGGCGATATGAAATTGTGGAGAGCCTTCCTCCCAGGTGCCGACCTTCTCGCCTTTGAAGATCCCGGGAGCCTCGTCCTTGATGCCCTCGCCGATCACGACCTCACCGCGCATGTCCATTAGGTCGAACATGCCGCGGATCGCATCGCAGGCAGCCGCATCCGCGGCCTCCTTGTCGCCGCGTCCCATCCAACGGTGGGCTACGATCGCAGCACCCTCCGTGGCACGGAGGAAGTCCATTTCGAAGATACGTTCCGGGTCGATCATGAGAGGGAGAGAGGAAGCATTCCGTTGGCAAGGCTTAGCCGAATCCCTCAGCCGCCGATGACCGATTTGAATCGGTCGTATGCCTGCTGCCACTGGTCGCCGTTGCGGGCCTGATACACTTGGAAATCGAATGAGCGCCGAATCAGCGCTCGCCCGGCGGCGAGGTCGGGCAAGTTGCCGGTGGCGATCATCTGGACCACGATGTTGCCACATGAGGTGGCCTCAATCGGTCCGGCGATGACTTCGATGCCAAGGGCATCGGCGGTCGCTTGGGCAAGGAAGGCATTCTGGATCCCGCCGCCCCCGGCGTGAAGCCGCGTGAAGCGCTTGCCGGAAAGCTTGCAGAAGTTCTCGAAGACCACGCGGTATTTCAGCGCGAGCGACTCGGAGGCGACCCGGAGAATCGTGCCTTTGTCGATCGGCACGGCCTGACCGCTCCGTTCGCACCAAGCGCGGATTTTTTCGGGCATGTCACCCGGTGCCGCGAAGATCGGATCGTCCGGATCGATGAAGGCGGAGAAGGCCGGCGCTGCTTCTGCCAGCTTGGCCATCTCTCCATACGAGATCGCCTCACCGTCCAAGGTCCATTGGCGCTTGCACTCCTGGATCAACCAGAGCCCTGCGATGTTCTTGAGAAAACGGACGGTGCCTTCGACGCCGAGTTCATTGCAGCAGCGGGCGGCGAATGCTTCCTGTGTGCGGATCGGCTCGCGGGTCTCCAGTCCCATGATCGACCACGTGCCGGAGGAGAGCCACAGCGCATCTTCTCCCTCCATCGGGATGCCCGCCACTGCGGCAGCGGTATCGTGTGTGGCGCCCGCGACGACCGGGATGCCTTCCATTCCGATTTCCCGTGCCACTTCCTTGCGGATGGGGCCGAGAATCGTCCCGGGAGGGACGATTTTGTCGAAGATCTTCGCGGGCAAGCCCAGTGCCTCAATGGTTTCGAGAGACCATTCACCGGTCGCGGGATCGACGAGTTGGGAAGTGGAGGCGTTGGTCCTTTCCACCGCCATCACTCCGCTCAGCCAGTAAGCGAGCAGGTCAGGGATGAAAAGCAATCGATCCGCCGCCGCGAGGGCAGGTGAGCCGAGCTTCTTCTCCGCCATCAGGTGCAGCGAGGTATTGTAGAAATTCGTCGTGATGCCGGTGCGGGCATAGATCTCCGACTCCGGCAGCAGGGCATGCATCAGCTCCGGCATGCCTTCGTGGCGCGGGTCGCGATATTGATGCGGCATGCCTAACAGACGCCCGTGCTCGTCCAGCAATCCGAAGTCCACCGCCCAAGTGTCGATGCCGATGGCGCGGATGTCCTTGCCATACTTCTCCACCCCGCGGCGCAGGCCTTCGAGGATGTCGCGGAACAGGCCGAGGATATTCCAGTAAGAGCCGCCCGGCAGGTCCGTGCCGGGATTGTCGAAGCGGTGAATTTCTTCGAGGCTCAGGGTGTTGAGGTCGGTGACACCGGCGATCACGCGACCGCTGCCGGCCCCGAGGTCGATAGCAAGGAAAACAGACATGGGTTCAGAGAGACACGAAACAATCCAGACAGGGAGAGGGCGGGGGAGGGCTTACCTCGCGAAGCGCAGATCGAAGGGAGCATCCTTCAGATGGCTCTTCGCGAAGGCGCGGGATTCCCGGTCGGTGACGAGAGCTTCCAATTCATTCGGCGCGGCGAAAAAGTAGTCGGTCTTCACGCCGAACTTGGTGTGATCGAGAAGCGCGCAGCTCCAGGTGGCGTGCTCGAGCATCATGCGCTTGAGCCGGGCCTGCTCCGGATTCGGCTCGCTGACACCGAGGGTCGGATGCAAGCCACCGCCGGAGAAGAAGAAGCGGTCGATGCGCAGGGAGCGCAGCGAATTCTCAGTGATCATTCCGGAGAAACGCCGTCCACGCTGCTCGAAGATTCCGCCGAGCTGCACCAGCTCGATGTCCTCGTCCCGCGAGGACAAGCGCTCTACCACGGCGAGGGAGTAAGTGACGACCCGGAGCGGGAGACCTTCAGGAAGGGCACCCGCGAATTCCAAGGCCGTCGTCGAGGCGTCAAGCAGAATGGTCTCGCCGGGGAGCAGCAGCCGCACCGCCTCGCGGGCGATCGCCAGCTTTTCTTCAAGCTGCCGTGATTCACGCTCCTGCTGAGAAAGTTCGCCCAGAGGGGCAGTGGCATCCATGGCGCCCCCGTGGGTTCGGCGGAGGTGCCCCCGTCTCCCCAAAAGGTCCAAGTCCCGGCGGATGGTTTCCTCGGTGACGGAGAATCCTTTTGCCAAGTCGGTGGTACGAACCGTTCCATGTCGACGCACCTTCTCTAGGATCTGACGTTGTCGTTCTGCGGCCAGCATGTGGGATTCTGTGGGAAATTGCTTGCTTTCGTGGGTTTTGTTCAGCATTCCCCCGTCTCGTCAATCGCAAACGTAATAGCACTCCATGTCCGCGCACTTCAAGCATGTGAATTTCTCCTGGGATGACGCCAAAGCCGCCTCTCTCGACCCCGTCGGCCGCCTCGTCTACCGCTCGAATATCCTCGGAGACGACCAGCGCGTGACGAACACCGGCGGCGGCAACACCTCTTCCAAGATCATCGAGAAGGACCCGCTCACCGGTGAGGACGTGGAAGTTCTTTGGGTGAAGGGATCCGGCGGTGACCTGCGCACCTCGAAGCGCGACAACTTCTCCTCGCTCTACCAGGACAAGCTCATCGCGATGCAGGGCCTCTATGGTGCCCGCGCCGACAAGGGCCTGAAGTCGCAGGCCGAGGACGAGATGGTGGCGATGTACTTCCACACCACCTTCAACCTGAACCCGCGCGCGTCCTCGATCGACACGCCGCTGCACAGCTTCCTGCCGGGCAAGCATGTCGACCACATGCACCCGAACGCGATCATCGCGATCGCGGCTTCCGCAAACTGCGAGAAGCTCACGCAGGACATCTTCGGCGGAGAGATGGCCTATGTGCCATGGATGCGCCCGGGCTTCGAACTGGGCCTCGCCATGCAGGAGATCGCGAAGGCAAACCCTTCCGTGAAGGCGATCATGATGGGCCAGCACGGCTTCATTTCGTGGGATGACGACGAGAAGGTCTGCTACCAGCGCACCCTCGAATTCATCGAGAAGGCCGCCGACTACATCGACTCCAAGTATCAGGCCAAAGGGGGGGATGCCGCAGCCTTCGGCGGGCAGAAGTATCAGACCCTCCCGGAAGAGCAGCGCCGCGCCACGCTGGCCGCGATCCTTCCCTGGCTGCGCGGTCAGGTCTCGCAGCAAAAGCGCTTCATCGGCACCATCCAGGACGACGAGAAGATTCTGCGTTTCGTGAACTCCGCCGAGGCTCCGCGCCTCGCCGAGCTGGGAACTTCCTGTCCGGACCACTTCCTGCGGACGAAGATCAAGCCGCTCTACGTCGCATGGAATCCGCAGTCCGAGGATCTCGCCGCACTGAAGGCCAAGCTGGCTGCCGGCCTCGAACAGTATCGCAAGGACTACGCCACCTACTACGCGGCTTGCAAGCACGCCAACAGCCCGGCGATGCGCGACCCGAACCCGACCGTGGTGCTGATCCCGGGGCTCGGCATGATCGCCTGGGGTAAGGATAAGTCCGAGTCCCGCGTGACCGCGGAATTCTACAACTGCGCGGTCGAGGTGATGCGCGGTGCCGAGGCGATCGACAAATACATCGCCCTGCCGCAGCAGGAGGCATTCGACATCGAATACTGGCTCTTGGAAGAAGCGAAGCTCCAGCGCATGCCGGCCGAGAAGGAACTGGCGCGCCAGGTGGTCGTCGTCATTGGTGCCGGCTCCGGGATCGGTAAGGAGACCGCTCACCGCTTGGTGAAGGAAGGTGCGCACATCGTTTGCGTGGACCTGAACAAGGAGGCTGCAGAAGCGACCGCGAAAGAGATCACGGACAAGTATGGCCTAGGCATCGGGGTGGCGGGGAGCGGTATCTCCGGTTGCGGCCCGGCCATCGGCCTCGCGGCGAACATCACCGATCGCGCCAGCATCAGGACGATGCTTGATCAGGTGGCCCTTGCTTACGGCGGCTTCGACCACATCTGCGTGACCGCGGGCATCTTCGTGCCGAGCGACACCACCGGCCACATCCCGGACGACAAGTGGGCGCTCACCTTCAACATCAACGTCACCGGTTCCTACTTCGTGGCGGATGAAGCGGCGAAGACCTGGAAGGAGCAGGGCCTGAGGGGCAACCTCGTCCTAACCACCAGCGCGAATGCCGCCGTGGCGAAGAAGGGC
Coding sequences within it:
- a CDS encoding bifunctional rhamnulose-1-phosphate aldolase/short-chain dehydrogenase, yielding MSAHFKHVNFSWDDAKAASLDPVGRLVYRSNILGDDQRVTNTGGGNTSSKIIEKDPLTGEDVEVLWVKGSGGDLRTSKRDNFSSLYQDKLIAMQGLYGARADKGLKSQAEDEMVAMYFHTTFNLNPRASSIDTPLHSFLPGKHVDHMHPNAIIAIAASANCEKLTQDIFGGEMAYVPWMRPGFELGLAMQEIAKANPSVKAIMMGQHGFISWDDDEKVCYQRTLEFIEKAADYIDSKYQAKGGDAAAFGGQKYQTLPEEQRRATLAAILPWLRGQVSQQKRFIGTIQDDEKILRFVNSAEAPRLAELGTSCPDHFLRTKIKPLYVAWNPQSEDLAALKAKLAAGLEQYRKDYATYYAACKHANSPAMRDPNPTVVLIPGLGMIAWGKDKSESRVTAEFYNCAVEVMRGAEAIDKYIALPQQEAFDIEYWLLEEAKLQRMPAEKELARQVVVVIGAGSGIGKETAHRLVKEGAHIVCVDLNKEAAEATAKEITDKYGLGIGVAGSGISGCGPAIGLAANITDRASIRTMLDQVALAYGGFDHICVTAGIFVPSDTTGHIPDDKWALTFNINVTGSYFVADEAAKTWKEQGLRGNLVLTTSANAAVAKKGSLAYDTSKAAANHLVRELAIELAPLVRVNGVAPATVVQGSAMFPRDRVIGSLAKYDIAYTDDEATESLVSKLAQFYADRTLTKAPITPADQAEAYFLLVTSRLSKTTGQVITVDGGLHEAFLR